Proteins from a single region of Gossypium arboreum isolate Shixiya-1 chromosome 1, ASM2569848v2, whole genome shotgun sequence:
- the LOC108480282 gene encoding beta-hexosaminidase 3 isoform X4, whose protein sequence is MALYKGFRVQTFSQLCYFSVTSRVLQIDMSPWTIIDQPRFSYRGLLIDTSRHYLPVPVIKKVIDSMSYAKLNVMHWHIVDTQSFPLEIPSYPKLWDGAYSPSERYTVADAADIVRHVFLLSFLFFSFLFFFHMIIIVLSTSILFDLFIFNICSYAQKRGINVLAEIDVPGHALSWGTGYPSLWPSKDCQQPLDVSNEFTFKVIDGILSDFSKIFNFKFVHLGGDEVNTSCWTTTPRIRNWLKKRGMNESQAYQYFVLRAQNIALSHGYEIINWEETFNDFGNKLSRKTVVHNWLGGGVAQRVVASGLRCIVSNQDKWYLDHLDTPWQEFYANEPLTNITNLKQQKLVIGGEVCMWGETVDGSDIEQTIWPRAAAAAERLWTPFDKLAKNPRDVTGRLAHFRCLLNQRGVAAAPVAGLGRAAPEGPGSCYRQ, encoded by the exons ATGGCGCTTTACAAGGGCTTCAG GGTGCAGACATTCAGCCAATTATGTTATTTTAGCGTTACAAGCAGGGTCCTTCAAATTGACATGTCACCATGGACTATTATTGATCAGCCAAGATTTTCTTATCGAGGCCTCTTGATTG ATACGTCTCGTCACTATTTACCTGTGCCAGTTATTAAGAAGGTTATTGATTCTATGTCCTATGCAAAGTTG AATGTAATGCATTGGCACATTGTTGATACACAATCTTTCCCCTTGGAGATACCATCATATCCTAAACTGTGGGATGGTGCTTATTCACCCTCAGAGCGATATACAGTGGCTGATGCTGCTGATATTGTGAGGCAtgtctttctcctttcttttcttttcttttcttttcttttctttttccatatgataattattgttttGAGTACTTCAATTCTTTTTgatctatttatttttaatatatgcagtTATGCTCAAAAAAGAGGAATAAATGTATTGGCTGAAATTGATGTTCCAGGACATGCTCTCTCATG GGGGACTGGTTATCCTTCTTTATGGCCCTCCAAGGACTGTCAACAGCCACTTGATGTCAGCAATGAATTTACATTTAAAGTAATAGACGGAATTCTCTCAG ATTTCAGCAAgatctttaattttaaatttgttcACTTGGGAGGTGATGAAGTTAATACAA GTTGTTGGACAACAACTCCTCGTATAAGAAATTG GTTAAAAAAGCGTGGTATGAATGAATCTCAAGCATATCAGTACTTTGTCTTGCGAGCACAAAATATAGCTTTATCTCATGGATATGAAATTATTAACTG GGAGGAGACCTTCAATGACTTTGGCAATAAATTGAGCCGGAAGACTGTCGTTCACAACTG GCTTGGTGGTGGTGTTGCTCAACGAGTGGTTGCATCTGGGTTAAGGTGTATTGTAAGCAACCAGGACAAATGGTACTTGGACCACTTGGACACTCCATGGCAGGAATTCTATGCGAATGAGCCGCTTACAAATATTACAAACTTAAAGCAACAGAAATTAGTTATTGGAGGAGAGGTATGCATGTGGGGTGAAACAGTTGATGGTTCAGATATTGAACAAACCATATGGCCACGTGCAGCTGCAGCCGCAG AGCGATTATGGACACCCTTTGACAAATTGGCAAAGAATCCAAGAGATGTAACTGGAAGGTTAGCACATTTTAGGTGTTTACTGAATCAACGAGGAGTTGCAGCTGCTCCGGTAGCTGGACTAGGCCGCGCAGCCCCTGAAGGTCCAGGTTCTTGCTATAGGCAATAA
- the LOC108480282 gene encoding beta-hexosaminidase 3 isoform X3: MQAKTVYGALQGLQTFSQLCYFSVTSRVLQIDMSPWTIIDQPRFSYRGLLIDTSRHYLPVPVIKKVIDSMSYAKLNVMHWHIVDTQSFPLEIPSYPKLWDGAYSPSERYTVADAADIVRHVFLLSFLFFSFLFFFHMIIIVLSTSILFDLFIFNICSYAQKRGINVLAEIDVPGHALSWGTGYPSLWPSKDCQQPLDVSNEFTFKVIDGILSDFSKIFNFKFVHLGGDEVNTSCWTTTPRIRNWLKKRGMNESQAYQYFVLRAQNIALSHGYEIINWEETFNDFGNKLSRKTVVHNWLGGGVAQRVVASGLRCIVSNQDKWYLDHLDTPWQEFYANEPLTNITNLKQQKLVIGGEVCMWGETVDGSDIEQTIWPRAAAAAERLWTPFDKLAKNPRDVTGRLAHFRCLLNQRGVAAAPVAGLGRAAPEGPGSCYRQ, translated from the exons ATGCAGGCAAAGACAGTTTATGGCGCTTTACAAGGGCTTCAG ACATTCAGCCAATTATGTTATTTTAGCGTTACAAGCAGGGTCCTTCAAATTGACATGTCACCATGGACTATTATTGATCAGCCAAGATTTTCTTATCGAGGCCTCTTGATTG ATACGTCTCGTCACTATTTACCTGTGCCAGTTATTAAGAAGGTTATTGATTCTATGTCCTATGCAAAGTTG AATGTAATGCATTGGCACATTGTTGATACACAATCTTTCCCCTTGGAGATACCATCATATCCTAAACTGTGGGATGGTGCTTATTCACCCTCAGAGCGATATACAGTGGCTGATGCTGCTGATATTGTGAGGCAtgtctttctcctttcttttcttttcttttcttttcttttctttttccatatgataattattgttttGAGTACTTCAATTCTTTTTgatctatttatttttaatatatgcagtTATGCTCAAAAAAGAGGAATAAATGTATTGGCTGAAATTGATGTTCCAGGACATGCTCTCTCATG GGGGACTGGTTATCCTTCTTTATGGCCCTCCAAGGACTGTCAACAGCCACTTGATGTCAGCAATGAATTTACATTTAAAGTAATAGACGGAATTCTCTCAG ATTTCAGCAAgatctttaattttaaatttgttcACTTGGGAGGTGATGAAGTTAATACAA GTTGTTGGACAACAACTCCTCGTATAAGAAATTG GTTAAAAAAGCGTGGTATGAATGAATCTCAAGCATATCAGTACTTTGTCTTGCGAGCACAAAATATAGCTTTATCTCATGGATATGAAATTATTAACTG GGAGGAGACCTTCAATGACTTTGGCAATAAATTGAGCCGGAAGACTGTCGTTCACAACTG GCTTGGTGGTGGTGTTGCTCAACGAGTGGTTGCATCTGGGTTAAGGTGTATTGTAAGCAACCAGGACAAATGGTACTTGGACCACTTGGACACTCCATGGCAGGAATTCTATGCGAATGAGCCGCTTACAAATATTACAAACTTAAAGCAACAGAAATTAGTTATTGGAGGAGAGGTATGCATGTGGGGTGAAACAGTTGATGGTTCAGATATTGAACAAACCATATGGCCACGTGCAGCTGCAGCCGCAG AGCGATTATGGACACCCTTTGACAAATTGGCAAAGAATCCAAGAGATGTAACTGGAAGGTTAGCACATTTTAGGTGTTTACTGAATCAACGAGGAGTTGCAGCTGCTCCGGTAGCTGGACTAGGCCGCGCAGCCCCTGAAGGTCCAGGTTCTTGCTATAGGCAATAA